The following nucleotide sequence is from Pirellulales bacterium.
GGCTTGTGGAGGGCGTAGGAAGTTGCCACACCTACCGTGCCAGGCGGCGGCGAAACGGTAGCGAAACGGTAGCGAAACGGTTGCGGAGTTTCGGCACGGTAGCGAAGTTTCCCGCCGTCGCGGGCGTCTCGCTTGACTTCGGGGTCGTTCGGGTCGATACTTTGGTCAGAAGGCCCGGCCGCCTGCTTCGCTGAATCTTCGGATTTGGCTTCTGGCTTATAAGTCGGGCCTTCATTTTTTTGTGTGACATGCTGATCGTAATACAGATGCCCCCGGCCGCCGCCTTCGTCGCGGTAGGGGTTGCCGGGCTTGGCATATTGCGTCGGCAGCGCTGGCGGTGGATTGCCGCCTCCCGTCCCTCCTGTCCCTCCTGTCCCTCCATCACCGACATCACCGCCGCCACTACCAAGATCGTCGCCGTCGCCGCGAATCGTTGCCAACAGCGGCCCGAACAGGTCGCGCAAGTCGTCGGTTTGACCCGGCTGGCCGCCGCCGTCCAGCTCGCCGCTTTGCATGTCGCGGGCCGGCAGCCGCATCTGCTGAATCACTTGCGGGTTGAATAATTTCTTGTCCCCCGATTGCGGCTCGCTCAATCCAATCAGGTCGTAGATGTCCCCGGCCTTGATTTCCAACCCCATCTGCCAAGCTTTGTTGGCCGCGTCCAGCTTCTTGTCGCTTTCCGCCGAATCGGTATCGATCTTGAACCGCACCTTGATCGACCGGGCGGCCGCGCCGAAATTGAACTCCTTGAGCGGCTCGATGAGTTCCCTAGTCAGCGTCTCTTCGAGGTTCACGGCGTCGAAATCGCGAATTCGCAATAACGATTCGTAATGCATGAACTAACACTGCCCCCCATCGCGACCGCCCCCGGCAGTCACCGAAGAAAGCCGCCTCGGTAGTACCTTTATGGGAATAGCGGGAGCGCGTTCACTTCGCCGCCCCAATCAGCACCAGAATCGTCAATTTGGTGTCAGTCGGCAGCATCGGCCACGCATCAACCACCGCCGCCAATTCGGGGCCAATCGGGGCTTTCCGTTCGCCGAGTGCGCCGCATTCTGCGCCGCCTTGACCGAGAATTGGCGTTTTTCCCGAAGAATCCGCAGGGGGTTCGAATCCAGTCGCCGCTACTTTTGGGGGCAGCGATAAATCGCTATTCCTCGCAAATCCTGGCAAGAACTAGGTTTTGTTGATTTCGAATGCATTTTCCGAAAGGGCATTCGGCCCATGGCGGACGCCTGCGGTGGCGGATTTTGCACCTCCACTACATCGGTCGATTTTGCCTCGCGAGCCTGGCACCCGTCACTCGATCGTAGTATTCCGCCGTGGTCATCAGGAAGTGTGGTCATCAGGAAGTGCCGAAAGGCAAACTTCGGAGAGTCGCCCAGCCAACTTGCACTCTGTCCAGGCTACATGTTCGAGTTGCCAAACCGCTGATGTTGGGGACGCGCCTGCCGAGTTGCCAATTGTCGCTCGCGCGGAGAAAGCCGCCGAAACAAATCTATTGATTCTTGAAAACTCGCTGAGCCTGCTCCTTGATTTCGGCGACAGCATAGATCAGCAACTTCTGTCGAAGCCATTGTTTGACGATCTGCCGATCGAGTACTTGCGATTCAATTGCCGCCGACAAACGCTTTGTGCCTTCGGATGTCTTGATGTTGCCTTGGACCGCAAGATCGCGTAGCTCTCGATCGAGCTGGTGACATACTGATACAATCGGCGTTACACGCCGCTCGAGGTGCGGCGGCCCCGAACGACAAATTACTTGTGCTGTATCACCGAACGTGGTGAGGCCCAAGTCGAATTGCTTCGCAGCCTCAGTCTCACCATGCTCCGTCGCCATCTCGACAATTTCATCCAAATTTAGTGAAATATAACCCACCAAACCGCACGGAAGTCCATTGCTGAACGACGAAATCCTTTAACTTGGACTAGTCCACGCTCCCAATTCCTCACGCTCCCAATTCCTCATTCCGCAGGACTTCTCATGTCCTCGTCCTACGACTACGACATCCTTGTGATCGGCGCTGGCCATGCCGGTTGTGAAGCTGCTCTGGCCGCGGCACGAATGGGGGCACATACCGCACTACTGACCACCAACTGCGACACCGTCGCGCAGATGAGTTGCAACCCAGCCATCGGCGGCGTGGCCAAGGGGCAGATTGTGCGAGAACTCGACGCGCTGGGCGGTGCCATGAGTCGGGCTATCGATGCCACCGGAATCCAATTCCGCCTGCTCAATCGCCGCAAAGGCCCCGCCATGCATAGCCCGCGGGCCCAGACCGACAAGAAGGCCTACCAACAGGAAATGAAACGGATCGTCGAAGGACAGCTCAATTTGGTGCTGCGGCAGGAGGTGGTGGAGGATTTGCTTGTCGAAGGTTCAGGGTTCAGGGTTCATGGTTCAACAAAAGTTGGAAGCGAGAAGGCGGAAGTCAGAACATCGAACCCCGTAGGCCAACAGGCCGTAAGACTTAAGACACCAGGGTCAACATCCCTTCCCCTGCAGACCTCGTCACCCAATCCCGCCG
It contains:
- a CDS encoding DUF935 family protein — its product is MHYESLLRIRDFDAVNLEETLTRELIEPLKEFNFGAAARSIKVRFKIDTDSAESDKKLDAANKAWQMGLEIKAGDIYDLIGLSEPQSGDKKLFNPQVIQQMRLPARDMQSGELDGGGQPGQTDDLRDLFGPLLATIRGDGDDLGSGGGDVGDGGTGGTGGTGGGNPPPALPTQYAKPGNPYRDEGGGRGHLYYDQHVTQKNEGPTYKPEAKSEDSAKQAAGPSDQSIDPNDPEVKRDARDGGKLRYRAETPQPFRYRFATVSPPPGTVGVATSYALHKP